The Petrotoga miotherma DSM 10691 genome contains the following window.
ACAAAATTACCTTAACAGACTTTCGGAGGAAAACACTGGAAGTCGCGATACTATAAACAAGTTCGTCAGAGATGTTCTTCTGCAGGATGAAGATGTCCGAGAAAATTATGAAAGCAATCTTACAAGAATTAAGGGATTTTCTAAATCCATACTTACCAGTATTGCAAATCTTTATCAAATAAAACAGGAAATTGAAGAGGCAGAAGAAAGTATTAAGCAATTGGGAGAAGTGAATGGTATAAAAACATACATCGCCCAATTGAAAAAAGAAGCTGACGACATTAAAAGTAAATCTGGAATATCTGATCAAGAAATCAAAGGTTATGAAGCATTACTTGAAAAAGAAAATGAAGCTAACACAAGCATTGCTGTTTTATCTGACGATAAAAAGAGTCTCGTGTCTTTCCAACAAAATCTAATGCAGCAGTTAGAAAGTTTAGAGAAATTAAGCTATGAACAAAGATCTTATTTAGGTAATGATGAAGTCAAAAAAAAATTTACAGAAGAATTTGCTAAAATTGGGCAATTGAAAACAGATCTTTTAACAGTCACTGATGAAGTAATAAATTTTGCCAATTCAAGAATTGTAGCCTATCGAGAAGAGTTAGAAAAAATCAAAAAAGAGCTTACTCCGTTTATGGCAAAGGTTAAATTACAGGATGAGTTGAAAAAGAAGAATAGGGCCATAAGTGATGAGCAGAACAAGCTAAACAAAATAGACCTTGAAAAGAAAAAGCTCGAGTCAAAAAAGGATCTTTATGAAAAAGAGAAAAAGTTTCTTATCGGAACCTATCAGCAAATTTTTGACATCTACGATGTGGTAAGAAATGAATTTAAGAGGTACGAAAATAAGTTTGAAGATATATCTTTAAATGTTTCAGTTGGATTTAATGAAAAGGTGTTCAATGAAGAAGTTATCGATGCTTTTTTAAACAAGAGGGATATAAAACGTAATATCAGCAGTATATCATGGAAAGACGAATACGAGTATCACTTCGATCCGAATAAACATCTCTCTTTTATCAGCGAAATTTTTAATGCTGTTGTAGATGAGAAAATAAAGACGGTGAGAAATAGAGCGGCAAAGGATGCCGCAGTAAAGATTTTAGAGAATTATTTTGATTTGGACTTTAAGATTTCATATAAAAACGATTCACTTGATAAAATGTCTCCTGGCAAGAAAGGCCTTGTGCTTTTGCGATTACTTATTGATTTGAGTAAGGAAGAATGGCCGATACTTTTGGACCAGCCGGAAGACGATTTAGATAATAGATCGGTATATGATGATCTGGTTTCATTTATTAAACATAAGAAAAAGAAACGACAAATAATTATAGTTACTCATAATCCTAATTTAGTTGTTGGGGCAGACGCTGAACAAGTCATCGTCGCAAATCAAGAAGGACAAGAAAAAGGGCGAGATAATAAAAAGTTCAAGTTTGAGTACATTTCAGGAGCCTTAGAAAACTCCTTTGAGTTGCCAGAGGCTAAACAAAAAGCTATATTATTCAGGAAAGGTATCCGCCAACATATTTGTGAAGTGCTGGAGGGAGGTCAGATAGCTTTTGAAAAAAGAGAAAAGAAATATGGATTTAGAATCAGTTGAATCTCATACAACCGAATTTAAGTCCGCATGGCGGGACGAATATCTAAAATCGATTTGTGCCTTTGCAAATACCAATGGCGGAAGGTTGCTCATCGGAGTTGATGATAATGGTAAGCCTGTCGGCGTCGAAGACTCTAAGAAATTACTTGAGGATTTACCCAATAAATTAAGAGATATCCTTGGCATTATACCAAGTGTCCGTTTAGAAAAGAAAAACGGTAAGGAAATAATTGTCATAGAAGTTGAGCATTCCTATGCACCAATTTCTTATCATGGGAGATATTATGTTAGAAGTGGAAGCACAATTCAGGAACTTAAGGACAAAGACCTAACCAGGTTTCTGATATCCAATTCAGGCAAGCACTGGGAAGAGTATACTGAGGAAAACGCTTCTATTGAGGATATAAATAATGAAACAATTGAAAAATTCAAACAAATAGCGATAAAAAGAATTCCATTTGTAAAAGATGAAAATGAGCCAATAAAGTTACTTGAGAAATTAAATTTGATTAAGAATGGTAAATTAACAAGGGCTGCCCTTTTATTATTCGGTAAAAATCCAAAAAAAATCTGGACAAGTTCCTACATAAAAGTGGGTAAATTCTTAACGGATACAGATATTATAAGTTCTGATGATATTGAAGGGAATCTCTTTGAGCAGGTAGAAAAAACAATGGAGTTGTTGCGAACAAAATATCTTATTTCTGAAATAAGATTTGAAGGAATTTATCGTAAAGAAGAACTTGAATATCCAGAAAAAGCATTGAGAGAAGCCATAATCAATTCAGTTATACATAGAGATTATATTGGTCCACATACTCAGTTAAAAATTTATCCTGATAAAATAATTCTCTGGAATGTTGGTACACTTCCAAAAGAAATCCAGGTTGATGAATTGAAGAAAAACCATTCATCTTATCCAAGAAATGAGTTATTGGCAGATGTATTTTTCAAAGCTGGACTAATAGAGGCCTGGGGTAGAGGAACCATAAAAATTATTGATGAATGTAAAAAAGCTGGATTACCAGAACCAGAATTTAAAGAGGAGTTTGGCGGTTTTGCAGTTTATTTCTATAAAGACATTTATACAGAAGATAATTTAAGAAAAATGGGGTTAAATGAAAGGCAAATAAAAGCGGTAAAGTATGTAAAAGAAAAGGGAAGGATTACGAATAGGGAATATCAGGAAATTACTAATGTATCTAGGCAAATGGCAACTATTGATCTTGCAGAGATAGTGAAGAAGGGGGTATTTACAAGGATTGGAAAAGCAGGCAAGGGAGTTGCCTACCAATTGACTAAATTGACTAATAAATGACCAATATTTGACTAATAGAAAATGAAAAAAACATATCAAGGATTAAACAGTTGTTTTAGAACCACAGCCACTAATGACTTAAAAGATTCAATGGATTTAGTAAACAAGAAAATTTTTAAATTTGAGGGGAAGGGTAGGAATAGCCACTATGTTATCAAATAATTTGGCAATTAGTTGGCGAGTATTTGGCGATTTTGGCAATTACTTGGCAAAAAGAAAAGTAGAGTACCAACGCCGATAGAAAGATGCCATTTAAGATCAAAAGGAAAAGTAAAGACAAAAATGAATAAACTCTATTTTAAAAAAATTTATAGACGAAAATAGATTCAAAAAATTTCCTGAGTTTGACAGTTACAAGAACGTAAGAATTCTAAAACAGGTATGAATAAATGTTCTGTTCCGACAATCAAAGTTAGGAGGCAAAAACATATCACTCCTCATCGAAACAATTACAACAAAGGAGTGATATTTTTTAAAAGCAGAATTATAAACCTTATACTTGGCATTAGTATCAGCCTTCTACAACTACTTTACTAAATCTTTTAGTTCTTCTATTGTTATTTCTAATAAATTGTCTTCTATGTTGTTTATTCTTTCTTCAACCGCTTTTCTTATATCATTTTTTAACTCTTCGGTCAATTGGTTCCCGAATCTTTTACTTAGTATTCTAATTACTAATTCCTTTCTTTCTTCAAGTTTTCCTTTTCTTTCACCTTCTCTTATACCTTCCAATCTAGCTTCTTCTCTTTCCCTTTTTGCTATCTCTTCTAATGTGTCCATACTTGGCACCCCTATTTCTTCTAAATCAAGTGTAATGAGCTTTATAGCGCCCCCTTTGCCCCCCTCCCCGCCCATGAGGAAAAGATTCTTTTACCTTTTCACCCAGCTCCGCACCCGTGAGGAAAAAGGGTTTTTGTCCTTTCACCCCGCAGCCAGCCCATAGAATTAGTGAAGTGTTTTCTT
Protein-coding sequences here:
- a CDS encoding TrlF family AAA-like ATPase, whose translation is MSNFNFPKGSEWRKWDLQIHVPGSKHANQYSTKEGVDVWEKFIEYIKNSDIAVFGITDYFSVAGYEKFRDKISNIEELKNRQFFPCVELRLDISVNKDSEQLQCQLIFDSNYDINKIKDFLVHLPLKNKKPNGSVAYCTDKDIGDCGGYDKISITKEELEKSLKNSFGNDHPFLIAGVASGMGSNRAIANSNIKKGLSDIFDDFCDLFFGCEENREYYLDESRYENKSLKAKAKPVVSTSDCHTLEDCKNKLGKKYPVPNNEGEDLERYGFSWIKADPNFEGLRQIIFEPFDRVAFGYEKPDSKKSYYLIDKVRFLDNTGQDNFSSDAIEINQNLVTIIGGKSTGKSLFLYYIAKTIDRKEVETRFADLSEASQYDFDKSADFNFEVVWADGASMYLKNTESSNGSDERKILYIPQNYLNRLSEENTGSRDTINKFVRDVLLQDEDVRENYESNLTRIKGFSKSILTSIANLYQIKQEIEEAEESIKQLGEVNGIKTYIAQLKKEADDIKSKSGISDQEIKGYEALLEKENEANTSIAVLSDDKKSLVSFQQNLMQQLESLEKLSYEQRSYLGNDEVKKKFTEEFAKIGQLKTDLLTVTDEVINFANSRIVAYREELEKIKKELTPFMAKVKLQDELKKKNRAISDEQNKLNKIDLEKKKLESKKDLYEKEKKFLIGTYQQIFDIYDVVRNEFKRYENKFEDISLNVSVGFNEKVFNEEVIDAFLNKRDIKRNISSISWKDEYEYHFDPNKHLSFISEIFNAVVDEKIKTVRNRAAKDAAVKILENYFDLDFKISYKNDSLDKMSPGKKGLVLLRLLIDLSKEEWPILLDQPEDDLDNRSVYDDLVSFIKHKKKKRQIIIVTHNPNLVVGADAEQVIVANQEGQEKGRDNKKFKFEYISGALENSFELPEAKQKAILFRKGIRQHICEVLEGGQIAFEKREKKYGFRIS
- a CDS encoding ATP-binding protein; the encoded protein is MKKEKRNMDLESVESHTTEFKSAWRDEYLKSICAFANTNGGRLLIGVDDNGKPVGVEDSKKLLEDLPNKLRDILGIIPSVRLEKKNGKEIIVIEVEHSYAPISYHGRYYVRSGSTIQELKDKDLTRFLISNSGKHWEEYTEENASIEDINNETIEKFKQIAIKRIPFVKDENEPIKLLEKLNLIKNGKLTRAALLLFGKNPKKIWTSSYIKVGKFLTDTDIISSDDIEGNLFEQVEKTMELLRTKYLISEIRFEGIYRKEELEYPEKALREAIINSVIHRDYIGPHTQLKIYPDKIILWNVGTLPKEIQVDELKKNHSSYPRNELLADVFFKAGLIEAWGRGTIKIIDECKKAGLPEPEFKEEFGGFAVYFYKDIYTEDNLRKMGLNERQIKAVKYVKEKGRITNREYQEITNVSRQMATIDLAEIVKKGVFTRIGKAGKGVAYQLTKLTNK